The genomic region CGGCGGCGGCCGGCTTCTCGACCAGGTCGTGGACCTTGACCACATCACTGTCGTCGGTGGCGTCGACGGCCGCGCACCCGTAGAGGTGGATCTGCTCGGGGGCGACCTCCATGAGGGCGATCACGCTGCCGCCGTACTGCTCCTGGACGTCGACCATGCGCTTGAGGAGCGGGTCGCGCGGGTCGATCAGGTCGTCGCCGAGGAGCACGGCGAAGGGCTCGTGGCCGACGTGCGGGGCGGCGCACAGCACTGCGTGGCCGAGGCCCTTGGGGTCGCCCTGTCGGACGTAGTGCATGGTGGCAAGGTCGCTGGACTCCTGCACCTTGGCGAGCCGGTCGGCGTCGCCCTTCTTCTGAAGGGCCGATTCCAGCTCGTAGTTGCGGTCGAAGTGGTCCTCAAGGGGTCGCTTGTTGCGACCCGTGATCATGAGGACGTCGTCGAGGCCCGCGGACGCGGCCTCCTCGACCACGTACTGGATCGCCGGCTTGTCGACGACCGGCAGCATCTCCTTGGGAGTGGCTTTGGTGGCCGGCAGGAACCGGGTTCCGAGGCCTGCTGCGGGGATGACAGCCTTGCTGATCCTGGGGTGTGCCTGAGTCATGCCCGACACCATATCCGGTGCCTTCGTACGGAATCTGTGGCTCCGGTTATTTTGTTCCCATATGAGTACATGATGAAGGATACGGAACAAGCCTATGAGCCACCCAGGACCCGAAGCCGAGTCTGACAAGAGAGTGTTGCGGCGAGACTTCCTCGCGGTGAGAAACCGGTATACGGCCGATGACGTGCGGGAATCCGAGGCCGCATTCGCCGCCCGCGCCCTGGAGCTGCCCGAACTGGCGCACGCGCGCACGGTGGCAGCTTACGTGTCCGTGGGGAGCGAACCGGGCACCCGCGCGCTCCTCGACGCACTCCGCGCGCGGGGGGTACGCGTCCTGCTCCCGGCGCTCCTCGCGGACAACGACCTGGACTGGGGCGCGTACGACGGAGAGGACTCGCTCGTCCGCGTACAACACCGGGGAAAGATGGCCCTCTTGGAGCCCGCGGGCGAGCGCCTGGGCCCGGACGCCGTGCTCACCGCCGACGCCGTACTGCTGCCGGGTCTGGCCGTGGACGCGCGCGGGATGCGCCTCGGCCGCGGCGGCGGATCGTACGACCGGGTGCTGGCGCGGCTTGAACGGGCCGGCGCCGATCCGGCCCTGGTGGTGCTGCTGTACGACTCCGAAGTGGTCGACCGCGTCCCCGGGGAACCGCACGACCGCCCCGTGCACACGGTGGTGACCCCTTCGGGAGTACGCCGCTTCCACCGGCCCTCTCCGTAGACGCTGTTGCGCGAAACGGCCCTCCACGCGCGCGTGGAGGGCCGTTCAGGGCCGTTCTCAAGTGATCCGCGGGATCCTCAGGGCTGCAGCACCAGGGTGTCCGCCGTGTCCGCGTCGATCGCCCGCTCCGTGGAGACCCACGGCAGCAGCTCGCCCTTGACCCACTTGCTCGTCTGGTCGGTGTAGTGCGCGCTGTAGGCGTGCCCGGAGGCACCGGTGAGGTTGATCCACTTGGACTTGTCGAAGTCGTCGAGGTTCACCACCATCCGCATCGACGGCACCCAGACCACCGTGTAGCCGCCCGCGGCGTTCCAGCCCGTGGCGTTCACCGCCGCCTCGCCGCCGCCCATGTTGTACGGGCCGCGGTTGAGCATGTACTGCAGGAAGCCGGGGCCTGCGGTGCCCAGGGTCTGGTTGTCCAGGTAGAGGCGGTGCAGGCGGCCCCAGCTCCAGGTGTCGATGCCCTTGCCCAGCTTGGCCGTCAGCTCCCAGCGGGCGTCCGTGAGGGCCCGCTCGAAGAGCTCGTCACGGGTGTCGACGGCCGGGTCGGTGCGCGTCGCGGGCGCCGACCACCAGGCGTTGTCCTCGTCGTCGAGGATCTTGCGGACCGCCTCGAACCAGCGGTCGCCGCCGTCCGGCTGCGCACTGTCGGCGTCGCGCTGCCCGCACTCGCGCACCCGCCGGTCCTCGTCGGCCGGTCCGGTGGTGTCGATCGGCTCGACGTTCAGGCACTGGCCCTCGACCCGCAGTTCCTTGGGCAGCTTGTTGCCGTAGGCGAGCTTGAGGATGTTGCGCCAGGTCGCGTTGAAGTACGCGGCCGCGGCCGAGTCGGCGTCCTGGGTGTAGTTCCAGCCCTCCAGGAGCTTCTGCCCCTCGCGGACGTTCTTGTCCGACACGTCGATCTTGAGCAGCTTGGGCACCAGGAGCTTGGCGATCTCGCTGCTGTTGTCGAGCTGCATCTGGCGCATGTCGTCGGTCGAGATCTTGCCGCCGCCCTTGATCTTCGACTCGATGAGGTCGGCGATCCGCTGGCTGCGCGTGCCGTAGCCCCAGTCCGTGGTGAGCGAGTACGGATACTTGTCCTTGTCGACGACGGCCTGGTTGGCGGTCACGATGTAGCCGCGCTCCGGGTTGTACTCGTAGGGCAGCTCGGCCTGCTTGATGTAGCCGGTCCAGCGGTACGCGGAGTCCCAGCCGGGCGCGGGGAGCGAGCCGTCGCCCTTGCCGCGGATCGGGATCCTGCCGGGCAGCTGGTAGCCGATGTTGTTGTCGGTGTCCGCGTAGGTCAGGTTCTGCGAGGGCACGTCGAAGAGGGTGGCCGCCTTGCGGAAGTCCGTCCAGTCGGCGGCCTTGTTCATCGCGAACACGGCGTCCATCGAGGTGCCCGGGGACAGGGCGGTCCAGCGCAGGGAGATGGCGTAGCCGTCGCCGCGGTCGGGTGCCGCGCTGTCGACCGTGGCCTTCTTGCCGACCTTCACGAGCTCGTCGTTGCGGTCGGACAGCAGCGGTCCGTTGTTGGTCTCCCGGACGACGATGGTCTTGCTGTCGCCGCCCGCGACGTTGATCTTCTCCTCGCGGGTGGTGAAGGGCTTGACCTTGTCGTCGTACTCGTAGCCGTCCCCGGTGAGCTTCTCCAGGTACAGGTCGGTGACGTCGGCGCCGGAGTTGGTCATACCCCAGGCGATGTTCTCGTTGTGGCCGATTATGACGCCCGGCAGGCCCGCGAAGGTGTACCCGGAGACGTCGTACTGGCACTTCTCGGAGATGCTCTTGCAGTGCAGGCCCATCTGGTACCAGACCGACGGCAGCGACGGCGCCAGGTGCGGGTCGTTGGCGAGCAGCGGCTTGCCCGTGATGGTGTGGGTGCCCTTGATCACCCAGGAGTTCGAGCCGATGCCGTTGCCGTTCACGCCGACGGCCTCAGGGACGTCGTCCAGCACCTTGTAGAGGCCCGACAGCTGGCCCTGCAGCCCGGAGGGGGCCGTCGTACCGCCCGCGAGCCCCGAGCCCGCCGCGGACTGCGTACCACCGCTACCGGTACTGGTGCCGCCGCCCTGCTCGTACTCCTCGGAGGCGCTGTCGTACTGCCCCTCCTGCACGATCGGCTTGTTCCGGTCGTACGGGTACTCCGGGTACAGGTCGGCGATCTGCTGCGGGCCCAGGCGGCTGGTCATCAGGGAGCGGTCGATCTCATCCTGCATGTTGCCGCGCAGGTCCCAGGCCATCGCCTTGAGCCAGGCCACCGAGTCGACCGGGGTCCACTCCTTGGGCGTGTAGTCGTTGGAGAAATCGAGGGCCGCGTACTCCAGGGAGATGTCCGCGCCGTCCTTGCCCTTCAGGTAGGCGTTGACCCCCTTGGCGTACGCCTGCAGGTACTTCTTCGTCTCCGCGGAGAGGGTGGTCTCGTACTCCTTCTCCGCGACCCGGTCCCAGCCGAGCGTGCGCAGGAACTCGTCGTTGTCGACCTGGCCCTCGCCGAACATCTCGGAGAGCTTCCCGGCCGTCATGTGACGGCGTACGTCCATCTCGTAGAACCGGTCCTGCGCCTGGACGTAGCCCTGCGCCATGAACAGGTCCGCGTCGGTCGAGGCGTAGATCTGCGGGATCCCGTAGCCGTCCCGTTTGACGTCCACGGGGCCCGACAGACCGTCGAGTGTGATGGAACCCTTGGTCTGCGGGAAGGAGGCACGGACGGTGCTGATGCTCCAGAACGACCCGTAGGCGACGCCGCCGATGACGGCGAGAACCAGGACGATCAGGATCAGACGGGCTCTGCGCCCCTTCTTCCTGCCGGACTTGCCGGGCTTTTGACCGGAAGATGCGGTGGTGTTGGGGGGCATCGCTGTCCTTGCTGTCCTCACGCGAGCGGCAGGCGGGCTTGTCCATTTGACTGAGCGCTGGAGCAACCATAGGCGCAGGGCCAACTCCGACTTGACGCGGAGTCGGGTACCCGAGCGCACGGGAGTTCGATCTTGCCCTGCCGAGTGTCAAGAAAGCGTCAAGAGTTAGGTAAGGTAACGAAGTAGTTGACCGTTGAGCCCGGTTGAACCGGTCAGGCTTGCATTGATCAACCAATGATCAATCAATGTGATCCAACCGATCGACGTGGCCCGACCGGCGAGAGCGACCCAACCGGTCACAGTGATCCACTCGGTCAACGTGATCCACTCGGAACGGCGAGAAGGGAACAGCCGCTGACTGTCCACCACCTCAACCAGCTCCTGCTCGTGTGCTCGCTCGTTCTGCTCGTCGCGGTGGCAGCGGTTCGGATCTCCTCGCGCAGCGGGCTCCCCAGCCTGCTCGTCTACCTGGGCATCGGCGTCGCCATGGGCCAGGACGGCATCGGCGACATCCACTTCGACAACGCCGAACTGACCCAGGTCATCGGGTACGCGGCCCTGGTCGTGATCCTGGCCGAGGGCGGTCTCGGCACGAAGTGGAAGGAGGTCAGGCCCGGGCTCCCGGCCGCCTCCTCACTGGCGCTGGTCGGCGTCTCGGTGAGCGTCGGCATCACCGCGGCAGCGGCCCACTACCTGATCGGGCTGGAGTGGCGGCAGGCGCTCATCATCGGCGCGGTGGTGTCCTCGACGGACGCGGCGGCGGTCTTCTCCGTGCTGCGGAAAGTGCCCCTCCCCGCGCGCGTGACGGGCATTCTGGAGGCCGAGTCGGGCTTCAACGACGCCCCGGTGGTCATCCTCGTCGTCTCGTTCTCCATGGCCGGCCCGGTGGAGCACTGGTACCACCTGCTCGGCGAGATCGCGCTGGAGCTGTCCATCGGAGCGGCCATCGGCCTCGCGGTGGGCTTCCTGGGGGCGTACGGGCTGCGGCATGTGGCGCTGCCCGCGTCCGGCCTCTACCCGATCGCGGTGATGGCGATCGCGGTCACCGCGTACGCGGCCGGGGCGCTGGCCCACGGCAGCGGCTTCCTCGCCGTGTATCTGGCGTCGATGGTGCTCGGCAACGCGAAGCTGCCGCACTGGCCCGCCACGCGCGGCTTCGCCGACGGGCTCGGCTGGATCGCCCAGATCGGCATGTTCGTGCTGCTCGGACTGTTGGTCACACCGCACGAGATGGGCGACGACATCTGGCCCGCGCTCGTCATCGGCCTGGTGCTGACCATGGTGGCGCGACCGCTGAGCGTCGTGGTGGCGCTGGCGCCCTTCCGTATGCGCTGGCAGGAACAGGCCCTGATGTCGTGGGCCGGGCTGCGCGGTGCGGTGCCCATCATTCTGGCCACGATCCCGATGGTGAGCGGCGTCGAGGAGAGCCGTCGCATCTTCAACATCGTCTTCGTCCTTGTGGTCGTCTACACCCTCGTCCAGGGGCCCACGCTCCCCTGGCTGGCCCGGAAGCTGGGCCTGGCCGCCACCTCGGAGACCGCCGACCTGGGGATCGAGTCGGCGCCCCTGGAGCGGCTGCGCGGACATCTGCTGTCCGTCACGATCCCGGAGGGGTCGAAGATGCACGGGGTCGAGATCAACGAGCTGCGGCTGCCCGCGGGGGCCGCGGTCACGTTGGTCGTCCGCGGTGGAGAATCGTTCGTTCCGCTACCCACGACGGTGCTGCGGCGCGGCGACGAACTGCTCGTGGTGGCCACCGACCCCGTACGGGACGCCGCCGAACAGCGACTGCGCGCGGTCGGCCAGGGCGGCAAGCTGGCGGGGTGGCTGGGGACCGGTGGGAACGGGGCGGAGGATTGAGCGTCGGCGCCGGCGGGTGGTGGCTGGTAGCTGGTAATGGCGGGCAATCCTGGGTACCGAATCGCAGGCGTCGGCCAAGAGAGTGCTGGGATTCACAGGTGCCGAAACGTTCAGCCCTGTAGCATCAAGGCGCATCTTGATCTAACCAACTCTGCCTGACGCAGAGCTGGCGCGACCGTATGGCGGCCGCGGTGCCCTCTTGGCGGGGCGGCCCGGCATCTACCGCAGTTCCGCGCAAGAGGACAGCTCTCGGCGCCTCCGGCCCCTTGAAACGGGCCGCGCTACCAGGCGGCAGAAAGGCACGGGCCGTGGCATCCACGGTCACCTCGGAGTCCCACGGGACTCCTGTCTCCTCCCGCCCGGGATACGGGCAACTGCTGCGTACGCGCGGCGCGTGGACGTTTCTGCTTCCCGGCTTCGCCGCGCGGCAGCCGTTCGCGATGCTGACCATCTCCATCGTGCTGCTCGTACAGCACACCACCGGCTCGTACGGGGCCGCCGGCGCCGTCGCCGCCGTGACCGGTGTCTCCCTGGCACTGTTCGCGCCCTTCACGGGCCGTCTCGCCGACCGTCACGGCCAGCGGGCCGTACTGCTGCCCGGCGTCCTCGTCCACACTCTGGCGGGCCTCTCCCTGACCGCGCTGGCGCTCACGGACGCGCCTCTGTGGGCGCTCTTCGTGGCCGCCGTACCGACGGGCGCCTCCGTGCCGCAGATCGGGCCCATGGTGCGGGCCCGCTGGAGTGTCAAGCTCCAGGACTCGCCGCTGATGACGACCGCGGCGGCCTTCGAGTCCGTCACCGACGAACTGACCTTCGTGTTCGGGCCGCTGCTCGCGACCGCGCTGTGCGTCGGCGTGGACCCGGCCGCGGGCCTGCTCACGGAGGCCGCGCTGACCCTGGTCGGCGGACTGCTGTTCGCGGCTCAGCGCGGCACTCAGCCGTCCGTCGGCGGCGGTGGTGGCGTCGGTGCCGACGTCGGTGGTGCAGGCGTCGGAAGCGGTGGTGGCCGTGGCGAGGGGCACGCGCGCGTGGAGCGTGCTTCGGCTCTGTCGGTCCCTGGAGTGCGTGTGCTGATCGCGGCCTTCCTCGGAATCGGCGCCGTCTTCGGCGGCATGCAGGTCTCGCTCGCCGCGTTCAGCGAGTCGATCGGCGAGCCCGGTCTGAGCGGGGTTCTGTACGGGACCTTCGCCGCGGGCAACATGCTCTCCGGCGTCGTCTGCGGAGCGGTCGCCTGGAAGGTGGCCCCGCGCCGGCGCCTCGTCGTCTCGTACGCCGCCCTGGGCCTGGCCGCCTCCGGGCTGTGGGCCGCCCAGTCGGTGATCGTCCTCGCCGGGGTCGGCCTCCTCGTCGGTGTGTGCATCGCTCCCGCCCTGATCACCGGCTACACGCTGGTCGACGGACTGGTACCGGCCGGCGCCAGGACCGAGGCCTTCACCTGGCTCACCGGAGCGGTCGCGCTCGGGCAGGCGGCCGCCGTCATGGCCGCGGGGCAGCTGGAGGACCGCCTCTGGGACGGTGCCGGATTCCTCGTCCCGATGGGCGGCACACTGCTGGCCCTGGCGACCCTCGTGGCCCTGCGTTCACGGCTCGCGCCGCGGGCTGTCAGCCGGACCGTCGCACGTGGGATGGGTCACCGCGTGCCGGTGGCAGTGGACTGATCCCGAGGAATACGTCACTATGGACCGTCGTTTAGCACTCATTGAGTGAGAGTGCCAGGAGGAAGACAAGTGCCGACCTACCAGTATCAGTGCACCGAGTGTGGCGAGGGCCTCGAGGCGGTGCAGAAGTTCACCGACGACGCCCTCACCGTGTGCCCCAGCTGCGACGGCCGCCTGAAGAAGGTGTTCTCCGCGGTCGGCATCGTCTTCAAGGGCTCCGGCTTCTATCGCAATGACAGCCGTGGTTCCTCGTCGAGCAGCAGTCCGGCGGCGGGTGCGAAGTCGTCTGCCGGGGCGTCCGACTCGAAGACGTCGTCTTCGGACTCCAAGTCCTCGTCGGACTCGGCGTCGTCCACGAAGTCTTCTTCGGACTCGAAGTCGTCGTCCACGAGCTCGTCCTCCGGGAGTAACGCCGCGTAGGGGGCTCTTGCGCGCGAGCTTCTTGGGTGCGGATCCCTCGCCCTTGTGAGATTCCGTTTTTGCCGGACCCTGTCGTCACTCGACGGCGGGGTCTTCGGCGTTTTCCGGCCCGGCTAGGGTGCCGTTCATGGCGAACACGGAGAACGTCGAGATCGGCGTCATCGGCGGGTCGGGCTTCTACTCCTTCCTCGACGACGTGACAGAGATACAGGTGGACACCCCGTACGGACCCCCCAGCGACTCGCTGTTCCTCGGCGAGATCGCCGGGCGGCGGGTCGCCTTCCTCCCCCGTCACGGCCGCGGCCACCATCTGCCGCCGCACCGCATCAACTACCGCGCCAACCTGTGGGCGCTGCGCTCCGTCGGCGCGCGTCAGGTGCTCGGGCCGTGCGCTGTGGGCGGTCTGCGTCCCGAGTACGGGCCGGGGACGCTGCTCGTACCGGACCAGTTCGTGGACCGTACGCAGTCCCGGGCGCAGTCCTTCTTCGACGGGCTGCCGCTGCCCGGGGGTGATGTGCCGAACGTCGTGCACGTGTCCCTTGCCGACCCTTACTGCCCTGTGGGGCGCAAGGTCGCGCTGGAGGCGGCGCGCGGGCGGGACTGGGAGGCGGTGGACGGCGGGACACTGGTGGTGATCGAGGGCCCGCGGTTCTCGACTCGCGCGGAATCGCTCTGGTACCGGGCGCAGGGGTGGTCCGTGGTGGGCATGACCGGACATCCGGAGGCGGCGCTCGCTCGTGAACTGGAGCTTTGTTACACGTCGTTGACGCTGGTCACGGACCTCGACGCGGGCGCGGAGACCGGGGAAGGCGTCTCACACGACGAGGTGTTCAAGGTGTTCGCGGCGAATGTGGACCGGCTGCGAGGGGTGTTGTTCGACGCTGTGGCGGGGCTGCCGGCGGGTGGGTCGCGGGATTGCCTGTGTACGACTGCGTTGGGTGGGATGGATCCGGGGTTCGCGTTGCCGTAGGGCCCGCTGCGTAGTCGTGGGGGCCCGGGCCGTGCCGGTACGTCGAGCCCGCCGCTTTCCGGGTGTACGGCTGCGGTTTCCAGGGTTCCGATTACTGGAGGAGCCCTACGCGGCGGGCTTCGACGTACCGGCACGGCCCGCTCCCGTGGGTTGTGCGGCTGCGGGTGGGTGGAACTTTCCCTTCGGGTGAGGGAGTTGTCCACAACCGGGCGGTCGTCCACGGGCGTCGGCGGGAATCGGCGTGAGACCGCAGTCTGGGGTCGCAAGCCGATCTCTCGACCACAGGCGGTGGTACCCGTGTCGCAGTTCTCCTCCTTTCCGCGCCCGTTGGGCACAGACGTACCCAGCACATGCGAGGTGCCGCACTTCGCTCCCGTGCGGGTGCGCGGTGGGCGGTATCAGGCGCGTCGGCTCGTTCGGCATCGGAGGCGGGCCGTGGCGGTCGGTCTCGCGGTGACCGCGGCGGCGCTCGTCGCGGCGGGGCCGAGGGAGACCGGGGGCTCGGGGCCGCCTCGGGCCCGACCGGTGGCCGAACCGGTGCGGGAGCGGCGGCCGGTCGAGATGGTGACGGCGCCGGTGCGGATCGCCGACGGTGCGACGGTGCGGCTGCTCAGGCCCGGTGACCGGGTCGACGTTGTCGCGGCGGAGCAGTCGGGGGTGGGGCCGGGCGATGCGGAGGTGGTCGCGCGCGGTGCGCGGGTGACTAAGGTGCCCGAGTCGCCGGACAGCGTTTCCGAGGGCGGGGCGCTCGTTGTCCTGTCCGTGCCGCGGCGGACGGCGACGCGGCTGGCCGGGGCCGGTGTCAGCTCGCGGTTGGCGGTGACCTTGTGCTGAGCATGCTCAGGTTGACTTCGGTGAGACTGTCAAATCCCTCGTTGGAGCTGGGGCATTGGACAGGGCTGCCACGCCCTGACGTAGGTTGCGGAGCTGTTCGTTCCACAGTTTGCGCGGCTGAAGAGGGGCTCTGCGGTGAGCGAGAAGAAGAAGGATCCGAGCGTCTGGGACGGCTTCAAGGCCTTCCTGACGCGCGGGAACGTCGTCGACCTGGCTGTCGCGGTCGTCATCGGCGCCGCCTTCACCAACGTGGTCAACTCCGTGGTGAAAGGCGTGATCAACCCGTTGGTCGGCGCCTTCGGCACCAAGGACCTCGACAAGTACAGCTCGTGTCTGAAGGAGCCGTGCCGGTTCGACGAGGCGACAGGGACCGCGACCGGTATCCCCATCATGTGGGGCACGGTCCTCAGCGCGACGCTGACCTTCTTGATCACCGGGGCCGTCGTCTACTTCCTGATGGTCCTGCCGATGTCCAAGTACCTCGCCAGGCAAGCGGCCCGACAGAAGGCGAAGGAGGGCACGCACGAAGTGATCGAGGTGACCGAGCTGGAGGTCCTGAAGGAGATCCGCGACGCTCTGGTGGCACAGCGCGGCTCCGGGCACGACGAGCAGTAGTCGGGGTACTGGCCCTCGTACGTCGGGCCCACCGGGCGACTGCCGTCGGCCGCGCCCACGAGCGTCGGCGGCGGTGCGCTGCTATGTGGCACCGGGCTCAGATGTGGTGCGGCGGCTTCTCGTCGAGGAAGCGGGCCAGGTCCGCCGCGCTGTCGCCGGTCGGCCGCTCGCCCCACCCGCGGTCCGTGTCGTCGGCGGAGGGCCGGCTCAGCGGGTCGTCGAAGACCAGCGCGGCCTTGGGGTCACGCGGTTCGGCGTCAGGGGAAGGGACTGGGGCAGGGGTGGGGGTGGGGGCGGGAACAGGGGCAGTGCTCATGTGTCCAGCCTACGGCTCCGGCTTTGGGGGTGGTCCGGGGCGGTCGCCCGTCGCGCGCTCCCTGTGGACGACTGCCGTGCCACGGCGTCCCGTCCTCCGTTCCTTGCAGCGGCGCCGCTGTACTCCCCGCCTTCTTTGGCCGGGCGTTTCTCGCGTCTCGCGGTTCTTCGGGGCTCGGCCTGGTTCTGGATTTTTGGCTCGTTTCTGCTGTGCTTGGCCGCATGACGTCCGATGCCGCTTCCGAATCAGGTCCGCGCCGCTCGCGAACCGCCGCCTCCCGTCGGCCGCTCCGCAGGATGACCGCGCGTGGGCGCGACGAGGTGCACCGGGTCGCGTCGCCTCTGGAGCTGTTCTTCGATCTGTGTTTCGTCGTGGCCATCGCCCAGGCGGGGGTGCAGCTGGTGCACGCCGTCGCGGAGGCGCACGCGGCCGAGGGCATCCTGAACTACGCGATGGTGTTCTTCGCCATCTGGTGGGCGTGGATGAACTTCACCTGGTTCGCGTCGGCGTACGACAACGACGACGTGCTGTACCGGGTCGTCACGCTGGTCCAGATCGCCGGGGTGCTGGTGCTGGCCGCCGGAGTGTCCCGGGCGTTCGAGGACCACGAGTTCCTGGCCGTCTGGCTGGGCTATCTGATCATGCGGCTGGCGCTCACCGCGCAGTGGCTGCGCGTGGCCCGGAGCACGGGTGGTGGAGAGCGGCGGATGGCGCTGCGCTACGCGGGCGGGGTCCTGGTCTGCCAGATCGGCTGGCTCGGGCTGCTGCTCCTGCCGGAGTCGGGCCGACCGTGGCTGTTCCTGGTGATGGCGCTCGCCGAGATGTGCGTCCCGCCGTTCGCGGAGAAGGACTTCAGCACGTCATGGCATCCGCACCACATCTCCGAGCGGTACGGGCTGTTCACCATCATCGTCCTCGGCGAGACCATCGCCGCGGCCACGGTCGCGGTGAAATCGGGGGTGGACGAGAACGACGCGTTGGGCGAGCTCCTCCCGATCGCCTCGGGCGGGCTACTGATCATCTTCGCCGCGTGGTGGATCTACTTCGTCGTACCGATCCACGGTCATCTCAGTTCCAGCAGGAAGGCGTTCCTGTGGGGGTACGGCCACTACGTGATCTTCGCGTCGGCGGCGGCGATCGGTGCCGGACTGGAGGTCGCCGTGGAGCAGGCGATCGGCGAGGCACACATCTCCACGCTGTCGGCGTCGGCCGCGGTGACACTTCCGACGGCGTTGTTCCTCCTGACCGTCTGGGTGCTGCACGCCCGCCACTACAAGGTGGGTGTGGCCCAGCAACTGGTGCTGCCGACCACGGCGTTGGCCGTGATCCTGTGCACGCTCCTGGGTGACTGGGCGGTGCTCGCGGCGGGGATCGTGTCGGCCCTCGCGGTGTTCGTGGGGGTGACGCTTACCGCCCGGACGGTCGCCCAGGAAGAGGCGGCGGGCGCGCCTGCCACGTAGGAAGGGGTCGACACTGGGCGTATGACAGTTGACGCTCTGACGGATGTGGCCGGACTGCGCGTGGGACACGCCACGCGAATCGGCGACGGTTGGCTCACCGGCACGACGGTCGTCCTCGCCCCGGA from Streptomyces sp. NBC_00878 harbors:
- the galU gene encoding UTP--glucose-1-phosphate uridylyltransferase GalU; protein product: MTQAHPRISKAVIPAAGLGTRFLPATKATPKEMLPVVDKPAIQYVVEEAASAGLDDVLMITGRNKRPLEDHFDRNYELESALQKKGDADRLAKVQESSDLATMHYVRQGDPKGLGHAVLCAAPHVGHEPFAVLLGDDLIDPRDPLLKRMVDVQEQYGGSVIALMEVAPEQIHLYGCAAVDATDDSDVVKVHDLVEKPAAADAPSNYAIIGRYVLDPHVFDILRETEPGRGGEIQLTDALQQLAADEKVGGPVHGVIFKGRRYDTGDRGDYLRAIVRLACEREDLGPDFRTWLHRYVTEEM
- a CDS encoding 5-formyltetrahydrofolate cyclo-ligase — protein: MSHPGPEAESDKRVLRRDFLAVRNRYTADDVRESEAAFAARALELPELAHARTVAAYVSVGSEPGTRALLDALRARGVRVLLPALLADNDLDWGAYDGEDSLVRVQHRGKMALLEPAGERLGPDAVLTADAVLLPGLAVDARGMRLGRGGGSYDRVLARLERAGADPALVVLLYDSEVVDRVPGEPHDRPVHTVVTPSGVRRFHRPSP
- a CDS encoding penicillin acylase family protein, encoding MPPNTTASSGQKPGKSGRKKGRRARLILIVLVLAVIGGVAYGSFWSISTVRASFPQTKGSITLDGLSGPVDVKRDGYGIPQIYASTDADLFMAQGYVQAQDRFYEMDVRRHMTAGKLSEMFGEGQVDNDEFLRTLGWDRVAEKEYETTLSAETKKYLQAYAKGVNAYLKGKDGADISLEYAALDFSNDYTPKEWTPVDSVAWLKAMAWDLRGNMQDEIDRSLMTSRLGPQQIADLYPEYPYDRNKPIVQEGQYDSASEEYEQGGGTSTGSGGTQSAAGSGLAGGTTAPSGLQGQLSGLYKVLDDVPEAVGVNGNGIGSNSWVIKGTHTITGKPLLANDPHLAPSLPSVWYQMGLHCKSISEKCQYDVSGYTFAGLPGVIIGHNENIAWGMTNSGADVTDLYLEKLTGDGYEYDDKVKPFTTREEKINVAGGDSKTIVVRETNNGPLLSDRNDELVKVGKKATVDSAAPDRGDGYAISLRWTALSPGTSMDAVFAMNKAADWTDFRKAATLFDVPSQNLTYADTDNNIGYQLPGRIPIRGKGDGSLPAPGWDSAYRWTGYIKQAELPYEYNPERGYIVTANQAVVDKDKYPYSLTTDWGYGTRSQRIADLIESKIKGGGKISTDDMRQMQLDNSSEIAKLLVPKLLKIDVSDKNVREGQKLLEGWNYTQDADSAAAAYFNATWRNILKLAYGNKLPKELRVEGQCLNVEPIDTTGPADEDRRVRECGQRDADSAQPDGGDRWFEAVRKILDDEDNAWWSAPATRTDPAVDTRDELFERALTDARWELTAKLGKGIDTWSWGRLHRLYLDNQTLGTAGPGFLQYMLNRGPYNMGGGEAAVNATGWNAAGGYTVVWVPSMRMVVNLDDFDKSKWINLTGASGHAYSAHYTDQTSKWVKGELLPWVSTERAIDADTADTLVLQP
- a CDS encoding potassium/proton antiporter, with protein sequence MTVHHLNQLLLVCSLVLLVAVAAVRISSRSGLPSLLVYLGIGVAMGQDGIGDIHFDNAELTQVIGYAALVVILAEGGLGTKWKEVRPGLPAASSLALVGVSVSVGITAAAAHYLIGLEWRQALIIGAVVSSTDAAAVFSVLRKVPLPARVTGILEAESGFNDAPVVILVVSFSMAGPVEHWYHLLGEIALELSIGAAIGLAVGFLGAYGLRHVALPASGLYPIAVMAIAVTAYAAGALAHGSGFLAVYLASMVLGNAKLPHWPATRGFADGLGWIAQIGMFVLLGLLVTPHEMGDDIWPALVIGLVLTMVARPLSVVVALAPFRMRWQEQALMSWAGLRGAVPIILATIPMVSGVEESRRIFNIVFVLVVVYTLVQGPTLPWLARKLGLAATSETADLGIESAPLERLRGHLLSVTIPEGSKMHGVEINELRLPAGAAVTLVVRGGESFVPLPTTVLRRGDELLVVATDPVRDAAEQRLRAVGQGGKLAGWLGTGGNGAED
- a CDS encoding MFS transporter, which encodes MASTVTSESHGTPVSSRPGYGQLLRTRGAWTFLLPGFAARQPFAMLTISIVLLVQHTTGSYGAAGAVAAVTGVSLALFAPFTGRLADRHGQRAVLLPGVLVHTLAGLSLTALALTDAPLWALFVAAVPTGASVPQIGPMVRARWSVKLQDSPLMTTAAAFESVTDELTFVFGPLLATALCVGVDPAAGLLTEAALTLVGGLLFAAQRGTQPSVGGGGGVGADVGGAGVGSGGGRGEGHARVERASALSVPGVRVLIAAFLGIGAVFGGMQVSLAAFSESIGEPGLSGVLYGTFAAGNMLSGVVCGAVAWKVAPRRRLVVSYAALGLAASGLWAAQSVIVLAGVGLLVGVCIAPALITGYTLVDGLVPAGARTEAFTWLTGAVALGQAAAVMAAGQLEDRLWDGAGFLVPMGGTLLALATLVALRSRLAPRAVSRTVARGMGHRVPVAVD
- a CDS encoding FmdB family zinc ribbon protein — its product is MPTYQYQCTECGEGLEAVQKFTDDALTVCPSCDGRLKKVFSAVGIVFKGSGFYRNDSRGSSSSSSPAAGAKSSAGASDSKTSSSDSKSSSDSASSTKSSSDSKSSSTSSSSGSNAA
- a CDS encoding S-methyl-5'-thioadenosine phosphorylase; protein product: MANTENVEIGVIGGSGFYSFLDDVTEIQVDTPYGPPSDSLFLGEIAGRRVAFLPRHGRGHHLPPHRINYRANLWALRSVGARQVLGPCAVGGLRPEYGPGTLLVPDQFVDRTQSRAQSFFDGLPLPGGDVPNVVHVSLADPYCPVGRKVALEAARGRDWEAVDGGTLVVIEGPRFSTRAESLWYRAQGWSVVGMTGHPEAALARELELCYTSLTLVTDLDAGAETGEGVSHDEVFKVFAANVDRLRGVLFDAVAGLPAGGSRDCLCTTALGGMDPGFALP
- a CDS encoding MscL family protein, with the protein product MSEKKKDPSVWDGFKAFLTRGNVVDLAVAVVIGAAFTNVVNSVVKGVINPLVGAFGTKDLDKYSSCLKEPCRFDEATGTATGIPIMWGTVLSATLTFLITGAVVYFLMVLPMSKYLARQAARQKAKEGTHEVIEVTELEVLKEIRDALVAQRGSGHDEQ